One Polypterus senegalus isolate Bchr_013 chromosome 10, ASM1683550v1, whole genome shotgun sequence DNA segment encodes these proteins:
- the LOC120537712 gene encoding C2 calcium-dependent domain-containing protein 4C-like, which produces MWLLEKFRGSSDNSSSRQGESTDKSGKAPGYSNVLTPAKIPDFFIPPKLSCCPPEVETPEVKPKSTLKSSSSEQSVSTKKPMGSPRLMSRLAGDSKNLLKAANRHIIQIESADDLVTCDVGDLNTNADPQSQTAMSLPYVPKTQTSYGFATLMESPHTRRKESLFHNDHTSPSTSPSSQRKKGGGKVNGDTALLNPNEFNMSVVNPYRYFSGGESDTCSSAESSPFNSPLLSRSASLLKIFTHETQSKMNKAKHSFARHSSLSTDECSSADTSPNVPRRMRCPTPPPTGGGTGASDHHHYQERLHKDLTISLHKRGTVRLSAEYDASNARLKIRVITAENLYDKHFEMKSINCCVSLYLNPGKMQKQRSTIIKNSRHPIFNEDFFFDGIPPVQAKKLSVKLKVVNKGTSLKRDTLLGEREVPLNKLVTGL; this is translated from the coding sequence ATGTGGCTTCTGGAGAAGTTCCGAGGTTCATCAGATAACAGCTCTTCTCGGCAAGGAGAATCCACAGATAAATCTGGTAAAGCACCGGGATACAGCAATGTTCTGACACCCGCCAAAATTCCTGATTTCTTCATTCCCCCCAAGTTATCCTGCTGCCCTCCCGAGGTCGAGACACCAGAAGTAAAGCCCAAATCAACCCTGAAATCTTCCAGTTCAGAGCAAAGTGTTAGCACTAAGAAACCAATGGGCAGCCCCCGCTTGATGAGTAGGCTGGCAGGAGATAGCAAGAACCTCCTCAAAGCTGCTAACCGGCATATCATCCAGATCGAGAGTGCTGACGACTTGGTGACCTGTGATGTGGGTGATCTCAACACCAATGCAGACCCGCAGTCCCAGACTGCCATGTCCTTACCCTACGTTCCCAAGACACAAACGTCTTATGGCTTTGCCACGCTTATGGAAAGCCCACACACCCGTAGGAAGGAATCCTTGTTCCACAATGATCACACAAGCCCCTCAACATCTCCCAGTTCccaaaggaagaagggaggaggcAAAGTCAATGGTGACACGGCGCTCCTCAACCCTAACGAATTCAACATGTCTGTGGTCAATCCTTATCGCTATTTCAGCGGAGGGGAAAGTGACACTTGTTCCTCGGCTGAATCCTCTCCTTTCAACTCACCCCTGCTCTCTCGGTCAGCCTCTCTGCTCAAGATCTTCACACATGAAACTCAGTCCAAAATGAACAAAGCCAAGCATTCATTTGCCCGGCACAGCTCCCTTTCCACAGATGAATGCAGCTCTGCAGATACCAGTCCAAATGTGCCCCGGAGGATGAGGTGCCCCACTCCCCCACCCACAGGAGGTGGTACCGGAGCTTCAGATCACCATCACTACCAGGAACGCCTTCATAAAGATCTCACCATCAGCCTCCATAAAAGGGGTACTGTTCGCCTGTCTGCAGAATACGATGCTAGCAACGCAAGGCTTAAGATTCGGGTGATCACAGCCGAGAACCTCTACGACAAACATTTCGAAATGAAAAGCATCAACTGCTGTGTTTCCCTCTATCTCAACCCTGGCAAGATGCAAAAACAGAGAAGCACTATTATCAAGAACAGTCGGCACCCCATTTTCAATGAGGATTTTTTCTTTGATGGTATCCCACCTGTGCAAGCCAAGAAACTTTCAGTCAAGTTAAAAGTGGTCAATAAGGGTACCAGCCTTAAGCGGGACACACTGCTGGGTGAACGAGAGGTCCCCTTGAACAAGCTAGTGACGGGCTTGTAG